Proteins from a single region of Juglans microcarpa x Juglans regia isolate MS1-56 chromosome 5S, Jm3101_v1.0, whole genome shotgun sequence:
- the LOC121266885 gene encoding E3 ubiquitin-protein ligase PUB22-like, whose product MDEIDVPRLFLCPISFEIMKDPVTVLTGITYDRESIEKWLFSEKNNTCPVTKQILPADCDLIPNHTLRRLIQSWCIMNASHGIERIPTPKPPINKNQIAKLLKEAKSPQLKIRCLEKLRSIASESETNKRYIEAAGAVEFLASIVSNANCFASEDQASDDGVDFTSTASCEALSMLYSLQVSEAGLKSLVGKNGEFVKTLIRVMQRGNDESRAYAVLLLKSMLEVADPMQLISLTTGFFTEIVQVLHDQISQQASKAVLKLLIQLCPWGRNRIKAVEAGAVSILIELLLDASERRVCEMILMALDMLCGCAEGRAELLQHGAGLSIVSKKIFRVSQVASDRAVRILLSISKFSAAPGVLQEMLQLGVVAKLCLILQVDCGNKVRERAREILKLHARAWRSSSCIPNHFLSSYPS is encoded by the coding sequence atGGACGAGATTGATGTCCCTCGATTATTTCTCTGCcccatttcttttgaaatcatgAAGGATCCTGTTACGGTCCTTACCGGGATAACCTATGATCGCGAAAGCATCGAGAAATGGTTGTTCTCAGAGAAGAACAATACCTGCCCAGTCACAAAACAAATACTTCCAGCCGATTGTGATCTAATTCCAAACCACACTCTCCGGAGATTGATCCAATCATGGTGCATCATGAACGCTTCACATGGCATCGAAAGGATTCCAACACCAAAACCTCCGATCAACAAAAACCAGATTGCAAAGCTCCTCAAAGAAGCTAAATCTCCACAGTTGAAGATCAGATGTCTAGAAAAGCTCCGCTCAATCGCCTCCGAGAGTGAAACCAATAAACGTTATATTGAAGCTGCAGGTGCCGTTGAGTTTTTAGCATCAATTGTTAGTAACGCCAATTGTTTTGCATCAGAAGACCAAGCTTCGGATGATGGGGTTGATTTCACCAGTACTGCAAGCTGCGAAGCCTTGAGCATGCTTTACAGTCTCCAAGTTTCTGAAGCCGGCCTAAAGAGTCTTGTAGGGAAAAATGGTGAATTTGTCAAAACCTTAATACGAGTGATGCAACGTGGGAATGACGAGTCTCGCGCTTATGCGGTTTTGTTATTGAAATCCATGCTTGAAGTGGCTGATCCGATGCAGTTAATCAGTTTGACAACCGGATTCTTCACCGAAATAGTCCAAGTCTTGCACGATCAGATTTCCCAGCAGGCCTCCAAAGCTGTATTGAAATTACTAATCCAGCTTTGTCCATGGGGAAGAAACAGAATTAAAGCAGTTGAAGCAGGCGCAGTTTCTATTTTGATAGAACTTCTTCTTGATGCTTCGGAGCGAAGGGTTTGTGAAATGATTCTAATGGCGTTGGACATGCTGTGCGGATGCGCCGAGGGGCGGGCCGAGCTGTTGCAGCACGGTGCGGGGCTTTCCATtgtgtcaaagaaaatattcaggGTTTCCCAGGTCGCGAGCGACAGGGCAGTGAGAATTCTTTTGTCCATTTCAAAGTTCTCTGCAGCTCCGGGTGTTCTTCAGGAAATGTTGCAGCTGGGCGTTGTGGCAAAGTTGTGTTTGATCCTTCAAGTGGATTGTGGGAACAAGGTTAGAGAAAGAGCTCGAGAGATACTTAAATTGCATGCTAGGGCGTGGAGGAGTTCTTCATGTATACCAAACCACTTCCTTTCTTCGTATCCATCTTGA